The following DNA comes from Erigeron canadensis isolate Cc75 chromosome 3, C_canadensis_v1, whole genome shotgun sequence.
ATAGAAATTTTTCTACCTTCCATGGTTCCCTGAAAATTCAAATGAGATTCTGCTCAAAAGACGTAGGTGTCGATAAGTAGGACAAACAAACTTTGACCATTCAAACGTTCAAAGAAAATTATCTTACCAATTAtccttatttttttataaatattttttgcaTTATATACATTCATTAAAATCAATAGttttctttattgaaagacaactttttatttaaagtcttgagttcgatccttaaggATAACAAATCTTGTAATGACCCATGGTGaatatctcgttgtctaggcTATGTGCAAAgattcaatttttatatatactaaaagacaacttacctaataacttattgaccaatcatatcTCTCAATTCTATCGAATTAAAAATCGATGATGTCATTGatctatttataatataacaataattgattaattacataaacaaattaatacaTTAGTTGTACgcctatatctatatttatgtatatatactaataacaaaataaaataatatatttatggtCCACTTAATTTAAAGCCGATCTttacatttatgatttatgtagTTAGATCTTTATCCATATGTAATTGTAACATAAGAATCTCATAATCGACTTTctaacttactttttttttctttcattcattGAATgacattatataattttgacatttttttttccgaaggacaatatatttaaaagaaaaacactaACAGGCTGAGGATTCAACCGTTAACGAAATGAAAAGAGTTACATGACCAATATAGGATTTTGAAACCACTTGTTCCGTGAGATACTACATTTATTATATCGACTCGAGTACCAAAAATAAGAGTAACATACAATAGACGCAAACATAAATTCCTTTCTCAGCTTTCAAGGCGAAAAAACTTCATCGTTTCAATACTTCCAAATGACCCACATTCCGCAAAAAACAATTACTTCAATAACAATCTTCTTAGCCATGGGAATCCAAAGAGCATCAATCCAATATAACAAACTTGCAGACTAACTAGGAAGAACAATATCCAAGTTGAGCCATTTCAAAACTTTAACCAAATAGTACGGGCAATCTCGCAAGTTAACAAAACATGGCTAGTCGATTCTATTTCTTTCGCACATAGAGGACATAAGATAGATGGCATATCAATGCCCCTATTGGATAAATTAAACCTTGTAGGAATGGAGTCAAGTAACAATCTCCATAGTTTAATTTAATCCAAACAATTATGTGTTGTAAAACTTGGAATGTCGATCGTTTTTATTCAATCTTCATTTGCAAAACTTCTTTGTGTTGTAAgaccttattattattcaatcaTATAGGTTTTGATATTTTTTGATGGTCTATAATGTAAAAGATAATGTCTATATTTCATACAGATTTACTATTAATATGGTGAAGTCATTGAAATGTTCTTATATCATGGAATTTGGGAAGATATGTGAAATTGTTTTCCTTGACAACTATTATTTACTTATTACAAAATTACTAAGaagttaataaaatgattttgtggttttatgttacttttttagaaattttggatctatctatatattgattaaaaaaatttctaaaaactCCCAtgcataaataatatataagtttttacaataacaatattttaATGTCAATTACTTGAATATTTTTTACCTATCTCCAGTTTTCTTCTTACATAGCCTGGTTGCTCCTTATTTTTCCAATTTTATATATGGGTATTTTATATGCCTTTGAATTTTCATATCACTATTTTAAGAATTTAGTTTATTTTGCATATAATTAGAAGTTAACTTTTATGTTCATTGCTTATACTATTTTTAtcttactttttaaatattgttttatttctatttatatacTACGATATTGTTCAAATCTTTGTTGAACAATCATTTTAAACAatcgcacatcgtgcgggttagaacctagtatatatatatatagggtaaagttattttgagaatcttttttttgtgagaacctttgagaactttttaaatcaagcccaattgatgattgttctttacatgaaaattgttttttgattgttttatgaataacttatgtgtaattttgaagtttttaattgtgtgggagcatagattatcatccgttatacaattatgtggagatttggattcttaatCATATGtacacgaatattgctatgatcacatgtatgcaagtcgatcacgtGTAATCATagtaatattcgtgcacatgtgatcaagaattcaaatctccacataattgtataacggatgataatccatgccccacacaattataaacttcaaaaatacacataaattattcagaatacaatcaaaaaacaattttcatgtaaagaacaatcatcggttgggcttgatttgaaaagttctcaaaggttctcgcaaaaaaaatttctcaaaataacttttcactatatatatatatatatatgatagagatcaaatgagaaggtacctttaggagagaaggttcgttttttatttttttaaacttgttttcttgacttttattctttttttcacatttttcattctctctttaattaacttattccatataaaaatttttaaaaataattttttttcaaagggcatagcccgtaagctataggcgaagccttcggcttatggcggagccataatagctaagggcaaagcccgttaggtagatcaccccatcaccgatcaccccctatgatctatcaccctctatgacctatcaccctctatgacctatcactcctaccaactacccttattaatatccttaagggcgaagcccgtaccgtacccttacatgtataactcactaactcgggttagaaattttttatatttatttattttttaaaatttttttatggattgaattttaaaaaaagaataagaaaagtgaaaaaaagaataaaagtcaaaaaaacaagataaaaaaaattaaaaaacgaaccttctctcttttctctctttaAGAACCTTCTTTCTGGatctctaccatatatatatattttatttttctctctctctctatatatatattttatttttcttttattcttttataatattatataaagaaTCATCAGGTTAGATTTGTTTAGTTTAATGAAGTTTTAATTCTTAGATTACGGGCTATTATCCATCATCTTTACTTATTTTTACAAATGATAAGGTATTACATTCTTACATCTAAATGATCATTttgtaattttgaatatatatttttttaagttatatatttaataatttattttattatgaaaatgCAGTAAATATCTCGTGTATTTGACATAGGCCTAAATCTAGTTCCCTATTATATGGTGATTTTTCTTTGATGTTGTATCCCAATGCAAACGAGGCTAACATGACTATAAGTCAAATGTTAGGGCTCTGACTAGATGAATCGACAATGCATGGAACTTGGGCTATTTCATCGTTTGGAGACAAACAGGGCCCAACCCAAAAAGTCTAATTTAATTGTTTCACGTGCGGCGTGTGGACCACATATACATCACCCTTCAACACTTATCGTCAAGTAAGCTGTACGGATTTTATCAAGTTCAATGCATAAATCTATAAGATGAACTCCAATATACAATGCTCTAGAATTGGACCGGCGTTGAGTTGGTGGTAGGAGCAGTTTAAGATCCAACCAATTCAGCAAACCAAACcctaaatattaattatttttttaaaaaatgaaacggTTTGTTTAAAGTGGTGTGATTGGGGTATTAAATGGACCGTATCAAAAGAAAGGATGAAAATACCTATCACGTGTTTGACACATGATTTCCTTTAAACGGATGTTATGGCCTTATGGGTTAAGTCCATAACCACTAACAGAGACaataaaattggattaaaaCCGTAATGAAACGAAAATTAAGGATCAAATTTGCAAGTAGTCAGCAACAAAAACGGAAATTGTACGAATCTATCTTTTCCTCACTTAAAAGTCTTCATTGTATAGCATTTACTACGGAGTATCACCGTTTGATAACACACAGTATTAGGTTTCTTATTTTCATGCACATAATCTAAAAGTTCTGAATGTATAACATAATTAACATGTATCAAAAAGTTTTGATAGGTTTAATTCTAAGCCACATCACCAACCTTTATAATTCGACACGTctacaaattttcaaaaagaaacacACACCATCAAACATGAATTTGAGCATGCCAAAACGACCCCATGGTCACACTCACATGTAATGTACCGCGTTACAGATAATCCAAACACATACGCTGGTCCCACCAATCTAATAATCCACACATGGGCACTGTCTCTATCACCCGACACTACCCTGGTCCAGCGTCACATGGAATTTTTCCCTCTGTTCATGGGACCAAAATCTCACGGTCCAGATACAACTCCGTGTCAAcgttgtaaaacaaatattgacCGTCGATGTGAAGGACCACACGGTGTACCATAACTAACGGTGGGGTTGTGTCCCCTTTGTATTAAACGGTGACGTTAACGTGCCGCTCGTGTGACCAACATTTATAGCTGTGGTTGTATGACAAGGTGTCCCCTTTTCTAACACCCGGCTAATATATCCATACGCGCTCCaaagtcaaacattttgtctcTAACTTTTTACAGAATTTTGGATTTGCAATATGTATTTTAGATGcactttttgtttaaaaaatccTATACTAGATATATGATTCTTTATTCAAATATTTGTGGTGTAAGCTAGCACAACATTTCTGTGATTAATTATCTTCAAATTAACTTTTTCCTGACTATCAGAAATTGCATCTATCGGCCGGATTTGATAAAATGCTAACTAAAATATGTGtgtattatgtttgtttatgcaCTCAAAGACTAGTATAGAGTTTTTAATGAATAGGTTTAAAATTTGGTAAAATCATAGGCCGGGATAGATATCTTAAATTGAATGGTATAGGTTCTTTAACAATTAACATACATTGTTTTtagcttaaaaattaaaacaatatcTGGTTATTTAGAttattagaaaatgaaactCACATGTAACTATCTTTATGAAAAATATTGTTGtattctcttttatatatatatatatatatgattggaaTTTTGTTATACAACATTTCAATATTTCATTTGATGTCATTCttgatatatgatatatcatacGTGTGCAGTGTGGATAATGGATAGCAAGATTTGTAAGCGTACGTTTTTCTAAATAAAATCATTAGTCTTCTTCGTAagcttaaaaataattaacgaCACTAATTTATTGAATGTGGTACGTACATCTCGATGAGGTTTCCTAGTAAATGATGTTTGAGTTGTTGCAAATTAAAGTAGGTTAGTGGCCTAGTGGGTGTAGCACTAGATATAATTAAGATTACAAGGTAATTAACCAAAAACTTGGTTaattaatactccgtatattGGAGTGTAAGTCCAACATATTAGCATGATACGGGCATGCATGCGGGATCGATGCGGCCATAATCTAGATCGTTGTGACGACATATATATAGTCACAGGTCGACGACGGacccaaattttttaaaaatggggtgcaaatttaatcaaatttataCTCATTGGGTTTGATTTCAGCCTTTCGGGTTTATGGATTAAAATGGATAACCAAATTTCGTACTACGTACACTTAGATATATGTTTTAACAGTACGTTTAAACTTAAATTTGAAATCAAGTAATGTTAACAAAACTCATAATTAATTCTTAAAGCATACAAATTAAAAGCCGTAGCCTGTGTGAAAAAGTTAATTCCTTGTTACGAACACCACACCCAGCCACCTTAATTTGAATATATGCATGTATCTTTAGAAACAGTAGTActactatttttataaaaaccttTGCCTTTTAGTTTTCACTTATTTTAGTTCAAGGTTGCAAAAGTCATATTAAACATTCATACgtcattaatttgattaaagagttgatcgagagtatttgagtcTATACATACGGGAGAATACATGGAGGATAAAGTGGTCAAAGTGAAAAGCATTAATAATACTCAGTTGACTCGACACCCTACCTTataacaaataatcatgaaataCTAATTCGGGGAGTTATTTTAAGGGACTCAACCTACCTCCAATATAATATAcattaagagtattattttttcataaaattctatttctatatttaaaaaaggtaataataaaaaaaaagaaaaaatcatgtAGATAAGAGAGCGCGTGAACGTTCGCGAGTGGGGCAACGAGCGATTTCATCTTAATAATGAAGTTCATGCACATACAAAAAGCAATGAACCTACATGCACTCCCAACTacaatcttatatatataccacaacTCCTACAAACCAAaatcactacaaaaaaaaaacaaccaaataTCTCTCTCACATACATTAACTTGCCGGAAAATCAGGAAACTCGCCGgagatattatatatttgaaagaaGCATTTATATCAAACTTTTATAATGGATCTTAACTACAAAGCAACCGAGCTAAGATTAGCCTTGCCCGGAACCGACGACTTATTGCCGGAGGTCAACCCTCCGTCGACGACTTCTTCTCATGTCAAAAGTAGTAACAAAAGGTGTTCACCTGAAATTGGCCCGAATGAATCCAAAGATACAAGATCCGACCCTCCATCAAAGTAAGTCAcataataaattattcaatcattataatacataatgttgttattttaatatatatacatgcatgaattaaaacttatgaaaacttgttaaataaatatttcagGGCACAAGTAGTGGGGTGGCCACCGGTGAGATCTTACCGGAAAAGTGTACTACAAGTGAAGAAAGTGGATTCGGATATGGGATCCGGAATGTATGTAAAAGTGAGCATGAATGGAGCTCCATTCCTAAGAAAGATTGACTTGAAAATGTACAAAGGCTATAAGGAGTTGATGAAAGGTTTGGAAGAGATGTTTTTGTGCATTATAGGGTTGTACATTGAGGAAGAAATGTACAATGGATCAAAGCATGTAGTAACTTATGAAGACAAAGATGGAGATTGGATGCTTGTTGGAGATGTACCATGGGAAATGTTTGCTACTTCttgtaaaagattaaaaatcaTGAAAGGACATGAAGCTAGAGGGTTggatttatagttttttttcttcttcttttatatatacttatatatagatCTATGTAAATTCAAacttttcatgaaaatgttAGTTAAGATGAGGTgaaaattaagttttatatatccATGATGATGTGTAGTTTTTCATTGTCTTGCTAGATAAACATATACTAGATAGAGGAGTTGTTTTTTTGAAGgaaaatataacaaatatatgtatgtatgttcaTGTAATTAATGTTAGTTTTGGTCGCATTCTATTTTGCATAAGTTTGgtgtttaattaatttctttGGTTTGATTCAAGcgatatggttttttttttttttttttttttttttgtgtattaCCATGGATTcgctttgatatatatatatgtttagctTATACATCatttgtgagtatgaaataaatgatgattaaaataaatctaataagattataatattttttgtattaataagtcaaaagtaaaagtttaattcTAAGACACATGTTGATCAAGgattcactacaacaaaaatttcatttattcacTTACAGTAaagaaatgtgaaaaaatttcttaatataatcacacttaaaaatgtttaaaaaatatacacatgtaaaagtatgaaaaaatttgaaaaattataattgtCACATTTATATATGTGGAAAGAAAAATTTCACACATAAAAGTGTAAACACATATCAAAcatattcacacttaaaagtgtgaaaataaaTTGTACGAATAACACTTAATTTTTTCACACCTTTCCTGTGTGAAAAAAATTGGTATTACAAATTAATCCTtacacttctaagtgtgaataattgatatatacttttatatacttagaagtgtgaacttttttttcccacgcatataagtgtgaaaaatttatgattttttaaatttattcacacttttaaatatgaatacttttttaaaaattttcaagtgtgaataaataacatttttgttgtactaattacgccacatgtcgttacaaaaacat
Coding sequences within:
- the LOC122593317 gene encoding auxin-induced protein 22D-like — translated: MDLNYKATELRLALPGTDDLLPEVNPPSTTSSHVKSSNKRCSPEIGPNESKDTRSDPPSKAQVVGWPPVRSYRKSVLQVKKVDSDMGSGMYVKVSMNGAPFLRKIDLKMYKGYKELMKGLEEMFLCIIGLYIEEEMYNGSKHVVTYEDKDGDWMLVGDVPWEMFATSCKRLKIMKGHEARGLDL